Sequence from the Catenuloplanes indicus genome:
TGCGCGATCGCCCGGGCCAGCAACATCCAGAGCGCCAGGCTGCGGGTACGGCCGCCGCCGGGCACCGGCAGCGAGGTCGCCAGGAAGTACTCGTCGGTGAGCGTCTCGGCCTGCGTGCTGCGGATCGTGACGGTCCAGTGGTCGCCGAAGCAGGCGCCGTGGATCTCGCCGGTGCCGTCCAGCGCCCGCTCGGTCATCGCGCCGGTGACCGCGTAGAACAACTGGTGCAGCAGGTCCGCGTCGCCCGGGACGGGTGGACCGGGCTTCACCGTGCCGCGCACCGCCGCGGTCGGCACCACCCGTTCGACCTCGCGGCCGGCACCGGTGACCACCGGGGCCAGGTCGACCGGCTCGGACTGCACCGGCAGGTCACCGGACTCCAGGCGGGAGAGCAGCATCAGGTCCTCGATCAGCACCAGCATGCGCTCGGTGTTTCGTTGCACGACGGAGAGCGCGGTGGGACGTTCCCCCTCGGGCAGGTCGACGCCGGACAGCATCTCCGTGAACGCGGCGATGGAGGTCAGCGGCGTCCGCAACTCGTGCGAGACGACGGCAAGGAACTGGGCCTTGAATGCATCCCGTGATTCGGGCTCCGGTGCGGTTTTCACGAGCGGTCCTGTTTCGGATGCGGGCGCAAGCAGTGACTTCCCACGATAAACTCTGACTGTTCGGTTTTTTGCTCCTAATATCACCTTATAGGCATCGTAACCGATTCATGCCATATGGGCGGCTCTGGACGATGCTTCAGGGGGTGGGCTAATGCAGGGACCCATGTGTGCCCGGGCGGGGGCGATCCGGTGAGCAAGCTTCTGGTCGTCGAGGACGATCCGGACATCGCGCTGGCTCTGCGGATGCTCTTCGGTCGCGCCGGGTATGACATCTCACACGCCTCCGACGGCCGTAGCGGACTGCGCGAGGCCTACACGGAGAAGCCCGATCTGGTCGTCCTGGACGTGGGACTGCCGGAGATGGACGGCTGGCAGGTGCTGGAGCGGCTGCGGGACGTCTCGGACGTACCGGTGCTGGTCCTGACCGCGCACGGCCAGGAGGCGGAGAAGGTGCGCGGCCTGCGCGGCGGCGCCGACGACTACCTCACCAAGCCGTTCGCGAACGCGGAACTGCTGGCCCGTGTCGAGGCGCTGCTGCGCCGCTCGTCGTCCGGCCAGAACAGCTGGGCCAGCCAGGTCTACGACGACGGCGTCGTGCACCTGGACCCCACCCGGCGGCGCGTGTACGTCAAGGGGGAGGAGGTCCGGCTCACGCCGACCGAGTTCCGTCTGCTGAACGCGCTCGTCCGGCACGCCGGCGCGGTACTCAGCCCGAACCAGCTGCTGACCCAGGCGTGGGACGACCCGACCGGCATCGGCCAGGAGCGGGTGAAGTTCGCCGTGCTGCGCCTGCGCCGCAAGCTCGGCTGGTCCGACCCCGAAGAGTCACCCATCGAATCGGTACGAGGTTTCGGCTACCGGTACCGGAAGGCCAACCCCGATGCCTGATTCCTCAAGTACGTCCTTTTTCGGTCGATAGGGCTCCTGCACCGGAGCAGGAGGGAAGCCTGTGGAAGAGCTTGGCGAGATCGTCGGCGAGTTCCTGATGGAGAGCCACGAGAACCTGGACCAACTGGACCGGGACCTCGTGTCGCTGGAGCAGGACCCCGGATCGCGTGACCTGATCTCACGCATCTTTCGGACGATCCACACAATCAAGGGCACCAGCGGATTCCTCGCGTTCTCTCGGCTGGAGACCCTGACCCACGCCGGTGAGTCGCTGCTGTCGCGACTGCGCGACGGTGTGCAGCCGGTGACCGCGGAGACCATCACCGCACTGCTCGCGATGCTGGACGGCGTCCGAGCGCTGCTGGCCACGATCGAGGAGACCGGCGCCGAGGGCGACGTCGACGTGGACGGCATCATCGCCACCGTCAACGCGCAGATGGCCGAGCCGGGCGCCGCCCCCGCCGCGGCCAAGCCGGCCGCCGAGAAGCCCGCCGCCGAGGAAGCCCCGGCCGAGGCCGAGGCCGAGAAGCCCAAGGCGCCGGCCGGTGTGCCGTCCGCGTTCGAGGACGAGGCCGCATCGGACGAGTCCGGCGAGCAGCGCCCCACCCCGGAGCCGATCGAGGAGCAGCGCAAGCCGATCGGTGAGCAGCTGGTCGAGTCCGGCGCCGCCACCACCGCGGACGTCGCCTCCGCGCTGCAGCAGCAGATCGAGGGCGACGAGCGCAAGCTCGGCACGATCCTGCTCGACGAGGGCAAGACCGCACCGGCCGCGGTCAGCGACGCCGTGCAGAACCAGGCGCCGAAGCGCAGCGTCGCGGACAGCGCGATCCGCGTCGACGTCGACCTGCTCGACGGCCTGATGAACCTGGTCGGTGAGCTGGTGCTGGCCCGCAACCAGCTGGTCCGCGGCGTGGCCGAGACCGGCGACCAGGCGATGGTACGCAGCGCCCAGCGGCTCAACCTGATCACCAGTGAGCTGCAAGAGGGCATCATGAAGACCCGTATGCAGCCGATCGACCACATCTGGTCGAAGCTGCCGCGAGTCGTCCGGGACCTCTCCAAGGCGCTGGACAAGCAGATCAACCTGGTCATGGAGGGCAAGGAGACCGAGCTCGACCGGACGCTGCTGGAGGCGGTCAAGGACCCGCTGACCCACCTGGTCCGCAACGCGGTCGACCACGGCATCGAGGACGTACCCACCCGTCTCGCCGCCGGCAAGGGCCCGGAGGGCACGCTCACGCTGCGCGCGTTCCACGAGGGCGGCCACGTCACGGTGGAGGTCGCGGACGACGGCGCCGGCCTGAACGTGGAGCGGATCGCGAAGAAGGCCGTGGAGAACGGCCTGGCCAAGCCGGAGCAGATCGCGAACATGGACCGGCGCGAGATCATGTCGATGGTCTTCCAGCCCGGGTTCTCCACCGCCGCGAAGGTCACCAACGTCTCCGGCCGCGGCGTCGGCATGGACGTGGTGAAGACCAACATCGAGCGCGTC
This genomic interval carries:
- a CDS encoding sensor histidine kinase, whose product is MKTAPEPESRDAFKAQFLAVVSHELRTPLTSIAAFTEMLSGVDLPEGERPTALSVVQRNTERMLVLIEDLMLLSRLESGDLPVQSEPVDLAPVVTGAGREVERVVPTAAVRGTVKPGPPVPGDADLLHQLFYAVTGAMTERALDGTGEIHGACFGDHWTVTIRSTQAETLTDEYFLATSLPVPGGGRTRSLALWMLLARAIAHRHGGAVSIGFDPRTGAAITVRLPTAG
- a CDS encoding response regulator transcription factor; amino-acid sequence: MSKLLVVEDDPDIALALRMLFGRAGYDISHASDGRSGLREAYTEKPDLVVLDVGLPEMDGWQVLERLRDVSDVPVLVLTAHGQEAEKVRGLRGGADDYLTKPFANAELLARVEALLRRSSSGQNSWASQVYDDGVVHLDPTRRRVYVKGEEVRLTPTEFRLLNALVRHAGAVLSPNQLLTQAWDDPTGIGQERVKFAVLRLRRKLGWSDPEESPIESVRGFGYRYRKANPDA
- a CDS encoding chemotaxis protein CheW, with product MEELGEIVGEFLMESHENLDQLDRDLVSLEQDPGSRDLISRIFRTIHTIKGTSGFLAFSRLETLTHAGESLLSRLRDGVQPVTAETITALLAMLDGVRALLATIEETGAEGDVDVDGIIATVNAQMAEPGAAPAAAKPAAEKPAAEEAPAEAEAEKPKAPAGVPSAFEDEAASDESGEQRPTPEPIEEQRKPIGEQLVESGAATTADVASALQQQIEGDERKLGTILLDEGKTAPAAVSDAVQNQAPKRSVADSAIRVDVDLLDGLMNLVGELVLARNQLVRGVAETGDQAMVRSAQRLNLITSELQEGIMKTRMQPIDHIWSKLPRVVRDLSKALDKQINLVMEGKETELDRTLLEAVKDPLTHLVRNAVDHGIEDVPTRLAAGKGPEGTLTLRAFHEGGHVTVEVADDGAGLNVERIAKKAVENGLAKPEQIANMDRREIMSMVFQPGFSTAAKVTNVSGRGVGMDVVKTNIERVGGAVGVDSIPGKGTTWRLTIPLTLAIIQALTIDCADQRYVVPQASVLELVFIDGNSTKIEYASGAPVYRLRGKLLPLVRLDRTLGLPVGGDQGVYIVVLQADGRSFGLVVDRVLNTEEVVVKALNSRFKDVGLYAGATILGHGKVGLILDVASLARRSNLATSSERDSSISARDSRGPSDNAERLLVTAVGERRVAIPLDTVTRLEEFPIAKIEHAGSREVVQYRGQILPLVRLSYLLGAMPEETGETVSVVVYSEGERSVALVVDKIVDIVEDAMTARRNVDDDGLVGTAVIQQRVTELLDVRRAIVAADPNFYSDLHEDEMLVEA